The Tamandua tetradactyla isolate mTamTet1 chromosome 23, mTamTet1.pri, whole genome shotgun sequence genomic interval GGCCCCAGGAGCTGGGAGCTGGTGCCTGCCTCGGCCAGGTTCCCGAGGGGCTGCCCTGGGTAGGAGCAGGGGGGAAGGGGATGGTATTCTAGGTAGAGGGACCTGAATGAGCAAAAGCCCACAGGTTGTGAGGCCTGTGGCCTGACATGTGATGGGAAGCAGGCAGAAGCTGGCGGAAGGTGGTGGCAGGGCTTTCGCGGCCGGAGGTCTGGGCTTAAGCAGGGACGGCTAGACCTGTGGTTTAGAAAGATCTTCAGACTTGTAAGAAGCCGACTGGATGGAAGGACCTGAGAAGGAGGCCGGCATATGACACACGTGAGGTAATAGGCTGAAACTAGAGCACAGCAAGGGGGAAGAAACGACTGTGTCTGCTGAGCCATGGGATGGGGACAAGAGGGCAGCTGACTTCTGTAAGCCAACTTTCCAAACTTCAAACCAGGCCTCCAGGGATATGTCAGGAGTGGCAGGACTAAGAGCCTGCATCCTGCTCCGTTCTTCCCTGCAGCCTCCTGTGGCGTGGCCCCCCAAGCACGCATCACCGGTGGGGACAGCGCAGCCTTTGGTCAGTGGCCCTGGCAGGTCAGCATCACTTACGACAGCACCCATGTGTGTGGCGGCTCTCTCGTGTCTGAGGAGTGGGTGCTATCAGCAGCTCACTGCTTCCCCAGGTACTAACTGGACTGCAGAAGGGTGGAAAGGACATAGGGGTCACAAAGGGGTGAAGGTCAAAGGTGAAGGGTCAATCCAGGACAGAGCTCTACAGTTCTTGGGTTGGAGTAGGGGTATCAATAGAGTCTGAAATGACCACAAGGAGTTTGGAAGCTGATGGGTCAGAGGTCACAGGATAAAGCTAGGGTGCAGTTTGGGGCCTAAATAGGGGTCCTTTGTCGGGGATCAGAATCTGGAGGTAGGTGCTATAGGGTCACAGGGATAGGTGGGACAAGGAGAGGTCTCCTGGGTCCCAGCCTTAGCCCTCTGCCTGCAGGGAGCACCGCAAGGAAGACTATGAGATAAAGTTGGGGGCCTACCAGCTGGACTCCTACACGCCTGAGACCGAGGTCCGCACCCTGGCACAGGTGATCACCCACCACAGCTACCACCAGGAGGGCTCCCAGGGAGACATCGCGCTCCTCCGCCTGAACAAGCCAGTTAACTTCTCCCGCCACATCCGGCCCATCTGCCTCCCTGCAGCCAACGCCTCCTTCCCTAACGGCCTCCAATGCACTGTCACTGGATGGGGCCACGTGGCCCCCTCAGGTGAGCTGGGGTACTGAATGCCCAGAGGCGGAGAAGGTGGGGAAGGGGCTTTGGGTAAGCATCTTTTGCCCCCACAGTGAGTCTCCAGGCCCCCAGGCCCCTGCAGCAGCTTGAGGTGCCCCTGATCAGCCGTGAGACATGTAATTGCCTGTACAACATCAATGCCAAGCCTGAGGAGCCCCACTTCATCCAACAGGACATGGTGTGCGCTGGCTATGTGAAGGGGGGCAAGGATGCCTGCCAGGTAAATCATGGGCCCAGGGAACAGAGAACAATGTCTTGGAAACGTGGGCTGGCAAAGAAGACTAGAAGCCTGGAGCCTAGTCCTGACAGCTCTTATATGGCTTTTCTCCCTAGGGTGACTCTGGGGGTCCGCTCTCCTGCCCCATGGGGGGCCTCTGGTATCTGGCAGGCATTGTGAGCTGGGGCGATGCCTGTGGAGCCCCCAACAGGCCCGGTGTATACACTCTGACCTCCAGCTATGCCTCCTGGATCCACTACCATGTGGCAGAGCTCCAGCCCCATGTGGTGCCCCAAACCCAGGAGTCTCAGCCTGATACCGACCTCTGCCACAAGCATCAGGCCCTCAATTTGGCCCCAGCCCGTGGCTCGCTGGGGCCCATCCTTCTGCTACCACTGGGCCTGACCCTAGGCCTCCTCCACCCCTGGCTGGAACACTGAACTACTCACCCGGGAGCTGACCCTGCTTCCAGGACTGACACATCACATCCAAGGACAGACGCCTGTTCTCAGGAATGGACCTGGCCCCTCCCTGACACCCTTTGGGTCCGGGGCCTGGCCTGAACCACTGCTTCCTCCCAGGACCCcgtgtggggggggggcgggtaggTCACCTGACCCATAAGCCCACTCTTCTGGATTTCCTCTGTGGGATTCTAATCCTCAGAGTTTTACTGCCTGTGGTATTGGCTGGAAATCTCTGGCTGCCTCCACCTGTTTGTCTACAAACTGTCAGTTGGGCTCCCATGGAGCCCCCAAGGTGTTTCTAGAAGACTGGGCAGCGGCCTGGCCGATCACTGCTGAAGGGCTAGCTCCAGTGTTCCAGCCACCCTGCCTGATGAGCCCATCACCTCCACCTCTTCCTGTGTTCTAGGCTTGTGCTGCCACTCAGCAGCTTGTTTTCAAGGATGGAAAAGGCCCCAGTCTTGCCCCATTGGCCACCATGCCCCCCCGTAAGCCCTGACTCCTGGACTCCGGAGGACTGAGCCCCCCCTGGAACTGGGCCCCCCCTGGAATGGGCTGGGGCTTGGATCTGAGGAGCAGGGTAAAAAGAACGAGAAGGAGTAAAATGTTTTCAGCACAACTGTCTGACTGTGTGTGGGGGGTGAAATGAAGGATGTCGCCTCTTGacctctccctcccacctccaAAATCCAGAGCCACCGGCAGAAGTtcgctttattaaaaaaaaaaagacgaggGGAACAAACAGGTCTGTACATATTTACAGGTTGGGAGCAAGGAGGCAGGGGTCCAGTAGCAGGGCAAATGCCACTCACTTCTTGGAGAGTTTGACTTGCTTGTGCTTGGGAGGTGCCCACTTGAGGCAGACAGAGTCCACTGTGGGGAGAAGAGGTATGAGGAGAAACCTGGGCCTCCGAGCCAGCCCTGCTCACACCTGGCTGCTCTGCTCTGTGCCCAGGCCAGGTTTCACCTCTACAGGTGAGAACAAAAGGGCAGATTGAGTCCTGGAGAGGGGGCAGGGAAGCCCAGGAATGAAAGCTGGTTTGACTGGTTTGGGATCATATGACAGCAAAAAAAGGAGGCCTTGGCTCCCAATAGTTCTTCTACCTaccccccaacacacacccaCAAACACACAGACATGTGCATATTGTACACCCCAGGCAGCCCCCCACCCACCTGTGATGGGTGGTTTCTTATACTGGGCACTTTTGAGGTGCTCCTCCACCAACTTGGGCGTGACACAGATCACGTGCTGACCCTTCCAGTACTTGACCATGTTGAGAGACTGCAGTGTGCTGATGATGTCGTTCTGGGTGATGCTGGTCATCTGGCTGCAGAAGGGATTTAGAGCAGGTGCTGGGGAGAGTGCCCTGGTGAGGCCAGGCTGGGACAGCAGAAGGGAGCAAGGGGAAAGGATCACAGCCCATCTGAGGTAAGCCCTCCCCTCCAAGCGTTCTGGAATGCCTGTCACGAGGTCCTTTTTAGAAGGCCTGCCTGGGACGTGGCTGGAGACCAGGGCCCTCACCTAAGGTCCTTGATGGACAGCGTGCCCCGGAAGTCTCGCAGGATCTCCAGCAGGACCCAGGACCAGTAGCTGCGGTAGCTGAGCTTGCCCAGGTCAGACAGTGGCTTCTCTGGGGAGCCTACTGTGCTCTCCAGCTTGGAGAGCTCATAACCTGGCAGTGGGAGACACGAGGGTCCTAAGGACCTAGTCCCACCCTAGCACTCTCCACCATGGTTACCCACTTCCTGCCCAAGCCAGGAGCCACTCACTGAAAGCGATGAGGAACTTTCCATAGCCACGCCGTTGGTAGGGGGGCAGCGTCAGGATGCAGGCCACGTTGTTCCCATCCGGGGATTCTTTCTCCTGCAGGGGAAGGGAGGCTCATCCTCTACTCCAGTCACATCCCCGCCCCCAACCTCCCCCAACTTGACATATCCAATCCAGAACCTTGGAGAAGTAGCCAACAATGTGGGCCCCCTGCCTGTCCACCTCAGTCAGGATATAAAAGACGAAGGGCTCCACGTCGAAGTACAATGTCTTGTGGTCCAGGAAAAGCTTGGCCAGCAGACAGAGGTTCTGACAGTAAATCTGAgaggtgggagagaagggagCCACCTCAGGGAAAAGGTAGGACTCCCCACATTAGCCCTATCAGGGCCTGGGCAGCAGCCACCCTGCATGAGTTAGGCTCCAAAGAACAGCCACTGCCAAGCTGGCAGAAACCTGGCTTCTCACCAGAAAAGTTCTTAGAATTGAAATGACCCTGACAGAGTGTCGGTTTTTGAAGAACAGGAAAACCGAAGGCCAGGGAGCCTAGCACTTGGGGAGGCAGGGGAAGAGCTGGCCTCCAGACCAGCCCTGAGGGCTAACTACTACTACTTTATATGCATAATGTAGCCCAGTGGTCACTCTTTCAGGTCAGGCTCAGAGGAGATAAGTGGCTGGCCTAAGGCCCCAGCCAACCTGTAGTGCCAGGGCAGGAATTCAAACCGGaatgtaagtttcataaaggctAGGGCTGTCTCTGTCTTGTTTATAACTTgttcccagcacctagcacagcaTGAAGTTGAGCGCCTGGGAAATGTTTGAATGGATGAGCTTTGAGCCTTACTCTGAAACATGAGCTTTGCTTGACCTCTTAGCTGCCCTCCCCTGCTGGGCCTTGTCAGCCTGCTTCTGAAGGCTCAGAGACCCCACCCAGGCCAGGGACCTTGGGACCTTGGGGTTGGCTTCCTTGAACAGTTTTCATTTTCACATCCACTCCCTCCTGTGATCCAAATGCATGATCCTGGCATTGGTAGTCCAATTTTACATCCAAAGAAGCTGAAGCTCTGGGAGGGGAAATGCCTGCCTGAGGCTTGATAGCTggcacagggtgggggtgggtacaGAATCCACCTCTCCTGCTGAGTCCTTTCTGCGACCCAGCTTTTTTGTGCTCAGGACAGAGCAACGGGCAAAGGCTGGGCCCAGGGTGGGTGTTCCCCAAGCAGGCAGCTAACTGAGCCCCAACAGGCCTACAATGATAACAAAGGCCGGTGGTTTACTAAGCACCCACTCAATGCCGGGCACTGTGCTAAGTAATTGGCATCTGCTGTCTCATCTATTCCACTACCAAGCCTCTGAGGTAAAGATTACTATGActcctgttttatagatgaggaaacaggaacaaaaaaaaaCGGTAAGTAACTAGTCCAAGGTCAGCAAGGGAGCGACGGGGCAATCTGAAGACAAACAGCCACTCCAAAGCCGGTCCTCTTCATCTTACATTCCACTGTCCCTCCCTGGGAAACCAGGGCACTTGGAGAGACCCTTTCCAGACTGACCAAGTCAAGGTCAAGTCCTGTAAGACAGCAAAGCAGCCCCCACATGGGCACCACTCTGCCCTGGGACAGTCTTTCTGCTGGCAATAAGGAACTCAGCCCTTCTTAACCACAAAGCCCTCAAACAGGAAATCTCACACAAAGTAATTCCCTCCCCAGGGAAAAACAAacagctttccttctgggagaaagagaaaggctttCTAAGAGGCAAGAGGATCTCTACTCATGGCTCCAAAACTGCACAAACCTGAACCGTACCCTCAGAAGAAAGGTCCACAGGCATGGAACAGCAACTGGCCCCTGTGGCTGGCATCCCAGAGCCATGTGCTTATTACACAAGCAGACACAGGCTGAGGGTCAAATGGGGGGGCCCAGTGCTTCTCCCCAGGCCCCTCAGCTACCAGGCTCACCTTGTGGTCTTTGCCATCTACCTCGTACACGGAGATGTTGCTTTTGCGATAGATCTCCTTCCCAGGGGGCTGCCGCCACTGACACTGGCCCTGGGGGGAGGAGAGCAGGGCATTTGCTTCAGACCCCTAGGCGTTCCATGTGATGGCCCATCCTCCACTGACTCCACCAAGGACTCCTTGTGTGTCTCGGTTTCCCCATCTATGTCCCCTGCATTGAACAATCCAAGCATCTCAGGAGATGgtctaattttacagatgaagaaaccaaggcacagagaggctagTTAACTCGCTGAAGCATCACACAGCTAGATGGGTGACCAGTCCAGACCTGCTGGGCTCTAAAGAGCCCTTATCTAAGACACTGGTTTTCCTCAAGCTGTACACATTTGTCTCAGATTTTCACACTTTGAAGAACACCCCACTGTACTAGCAACGTGAAGACCTTTCCCCACCTGTCCACACTGTAGGGTTGTTCAGGGGCTGTTTGCTTCCTCTTTTGCACTGAAACTGGTACTGAGTTAGCCTCGGTAAACATGTGACAAAGGGCCAGGGACCCAAGAAAGAAGTAGGGCAGGGATATTGTGTCCACTGTTCAGAAGAGGAACCTGAGGTCCGGAGAGGGCGACAAGTTGGCCAAGACCACAGTCAGCAAATAGCAGAGCCAGGTTGGGAATCCAGGTCTCTTGACCCATGGGCTGGCTTTTCCTCATACTCAACTCCTTTGGATCTGTCCCTATTTCCTAGCACTTTTGGCTCATCTGTCCTTAGCCTCAAACCCTGTCTCTGCCTCTCTTGCCAGGCCCAGTCcagtccagcccagcccagcccagcccagcctgtTCCGGTCCAGTCCAGCCCGGCCTCACCAAGTGGAAGCGGTAGCTTTTCTCATATTTCATGTACTTCAGGCAGTACTCGCAGAGCCACAGCTTGGGCTGTTTTCCATAGtcttctgggaatggtgagaagtaCCAGGCATCGATTTCATAGTTTCCAATGTGGATCTTATCCACATACTTTACCTTCGTGATCTGCGggcagggtgggagtggggagcagTGGGGCTGGCTCAGTAGGggcaaggaaggaaggggagaaggggTGCCCACAGCCCAGATCCTGCCCCTGCTTACCGCCTCATGTTCCTTCTCCAAGGCTGCTGTTGTGGGGTCCATCTCTGCATAGGTCTGGGCAAGGAAAAAGGATGGACAGAGGTGAATGGAAATGGTGGTCAGGCTGTCCCTCCCATGTCCCAAACCCTCCACGGgtttccactgtcttctagaaCTCATTCCCTGAATGGCAGTAATAACATATTAACAGTTGACTTGTTTTACCTGTTTCTGAAGCTGGCCAGTCCAAACGCCTCTCCTAAAAGCCCACCCACTCCCCCAACCACACACCCCCACCTAGAAGTCCATGTTTGGACCTTTTACCAGATGAACAGGGCTAGGAGCAGAAGACCTGGTTCCAGTCCTTGAGTTGATAAGAGCTTCAGCTGTACAATGAGACCAATCCAGCTCTGCCAAAGTTGTCATGAGACTCAGATGAAATAATGGATCTCTTTCCATGCTCATGGCAGGAACTGCTGCTGACTTCTAAGGTGGACCCTGGCCTGGACCTCTTCCCTGAGCACCAGCCCTGAGCAGCTGCCTGACCATGGGATTGCCTCAAAGGTCCCTCCCATGGGCACATCAGACTCAAGATATCCAGAATGAACTTATCATTTTTCTCTCCTCAAACCTGTTCTTCCTTGTGGGTTCCCACCTCCCTGGGAGCACTGCCCTCTGTCCACCTGCCCAAAACCAATAAATGGGCCTGGTCATaggctcctccctctcctttggcCTGGTATCCAATTAGAGGCCCACATTTGAAGTCCTGTTGAATCTACCTCCTTGACATCTCTGGAATTGCTCTCCTCTCTGTTCCATTCCCCATAGCCATGGTTACCATCTTAGGTCTGGACAATTGAGTAGGCTTTCTTAGATTCTATGTCTCCACGTTTAACCCCCTCAGATCCACATTGTCCTCAACACCCTTCCTTTTTCCAGACTTATAGCCTTGGCATATACACTGGCTTCCACTCTGAATACCCTTTCCCCACTTCCTGCCACCAGAAAATGTTTACTCAACCTGGAACAGAGCATGAGCCATGAGTCTGTGATGAGGCAGGGCTCTGTGAGCTATCATGTGTAATTGTTCTTACTGTGTTCCTTCCTGTCCTTCAAGACCCAGCTCCTGTCCTACCCCTACTCTGCACCCCGCTCTTGGGAGCCTGACTGGATTCTTCCTATCCAGAATGCACCCCCTCCTTCCCAAGTCAGGAGCGCAGCAATCAATGAAGccttccccactccccactcctAGAAACAGGGACTAAAAGGCATGTCACACACACAACACAGCCAATTCCATGGCCAGACTATGTAGGAGAAACCAAATACAGCCTGCTAATGGAGGGGAGATCCAAGAGGGCCTGTGACCTATACCAGAATAGGCTGTAGCCTTGCCCTCTagctgagaagaaaaagaagatgttTTACCAAAAACCCCCTTCCACAAAGCACTTTGCCACAGGGCCTCATTTAACGCTCTGGGCAACCCTGAGACacagttttcttatttctattttacaagaGGAACAAGCAAGGAGAGGAGAGGTCATTTGCCTCTGAGGCCTAGCTAGCTGCTTCTGAGTCCAAGTGCCAAGTACGCGACAGGCATTTATTTCATTCAGTTCTCACAGTAAGCCTCTGGGACAAGAGTGCTCATTATCCCCATTGTTCAagagtggaaactgaggcacaaagaggtgaGATCACTTGCCAGAGCTCACAGAACTGGTAATTAGCCTGGACCCCTAGTCTGTCTACCTGTGACCACCACAAAGACAAGGGAAGAAAGATTTTCCTCCTCACCCGCCTCTTTAAAACATACTTCCCAGTTTTCACAAAACACAATCCTCTTCTTCAAATGCATTAAAGAACTACAAAAACACTACTTGTCTTAAATGCTGTAATTTATTTAGAATTAGACATTGATTAGGCTCTAAAGAACCTTGCTCATTGTTAACTTGCTGTTTTAATAGCCGTTCTTTAATTTTATCACCACTGGCCCATTGTCCTCCACCCTGCTGATCACCAGTTTAGAGGTACATCCTTGAGACTTAATTCCCCAGCGTCAACTGGTTAGGTAGCTAACAGGACCTTAGACCTGTGCTGTC includes:
- the PRSS8 gene encoding prostasin codes for the protein MAQRLGLGPGRRKAVVFLFLFALFRSGIASCGVAPQARITGGDSAAFGQWPWQVSITYDSTHVCGGSLVSEEWVLSAAHCFPREHRKEDYEIKLGAYQLDSYTPETEVRTLAQVITHHSYHQEGSQGDIALLRLNKPVNFSRHIRPICLPAANASFPNGLQCTVTGWGHVAPSVSLQAPRPLQQLEVPLISRETCNCLYNINAKPEEPHFIQQDMVCAGYVKGGKDACQGDSGGPLSCPMGGLWYLAGIVSWGDACGAPNRPGVYTLTSSYASWIHYHVAELQPHVVPQTQESQPDTDLCHKHQALNLAPARGSLGPILLLPLGLTLGLLHPWLEH
- the KAT8 gene encoding histone acetyltransferase KAT8 isoform X1 encodes the protein MAAQGAAVAVAAATSGIAGEGEPGPGENAAVEGTAPSPGRVSPPTPARGEPEVTVEIGETYLCRRPDSTWHSAEVIQSRVNDQEGREEFYVHYVGFNRRLDEWVDKNRLALTKTVKEAVQKNSEKYLSELAEQPERKITRNQKRKHDEINHVQKTYAEMDPTTAALEKEHEAITKVKYVDKIHIGNYEIDAWYFSPFPEDYGKQPKLWLCEYCLKYMKYEKSYRFHLGQCQWRQPPGKEIYRKSNISVYEVDGKDHKIYCQNLCLLAKLFLDHKTLYFDVEPFVFYILTEVDRQGAHIVGYFSKEKESPDGNNVACILTLPPYQRRGYGKFLIAFSYELSKLESTVGSPEKPLSDLGKLSYRSYWSWVLLEILRDFRGTLSIKDLSQMTSITQNDIISTLQSLNMVKYWKGQHVICVTPKLVEEHLKSAQYKKPPITVDSVCLKWAPPKHKQVKLSKK
- the KAT8 gene encoding histone acetyltransferase KAT8 isoform X2; this translates as MSFLTPFRQNSAEVIQSRVNDQEGREEFYVHYVGFNRRLDEWVDKNRLALTKTVKEAVQKNSEKYLSELAEQPERKITRNQKRKHDEINHVQKTYAEMDPTTAALEKEHEAITKVKYVDKIHIGNYEIDAWYFSPFPEDYGKQPKLWLCEYCLKYMKYEKSYRFHLGQCQWRQPPGKEIYRKSNISVYEVDGKDHKIYCQNLCLLAKLFLDHKTLYFDVEPFVFYILTEVDRQGAHIVGYFSKEKESPDGNNVACILTLPPYQRRGYGKFLIAFSYELSKLESTVGSPEKPLSDLGKLSYRSYWSWVLLEILRDFRGTLSIKDLSQMTSITQNDIISTLQSLNMVKYWKGQHVICVTPKLVEEHLKSAQYKKPPITVDSVCLKWAPPKHKQVKLSKK